The following proteins are co-located in the Hypomesus transpacificus isolate Combined female chromosome 23, fHypTra1, whole genome shotgun sequence genome:
- the dnajb11 gene encoding dnaJ homolog subfamily B member 11: MAVKGMNLCSLCCLFLCFVSAVLAGRDFYKILGVSKSATVKDIKKAYRKLALQLHPDRNQDDPEAADKFADLGAAYEVLSDEEKRKQYEKYGEDGLKEGHQGSHNDIFSSFFGDFGFMFGGNRQQQDRNIPRGNDIILDLEVTLEEVYSGNFVEVVRNKPIAKEAPGKRKCNCRQEMRTTQLGPGRFQMTQEVVCDECPNIKLVNEERTLEVEIEQGVRDEMEYPFIGEGEPHIDGEPGDLRFRIKVMKHPVFERRGDDLYTNVTISLVEALVGFEMVIAHLDGHKVHIVRDKITKPGARLWKKGEGLPNFDNNNIRGSLIVSFDVDFPQQQLDEQQKDGVRSLLKQASVQKVYNGLQGY; encoded by the exons ATGGCTGTCAAAGGGATGAATTTGTGCAGTTTATGCTGTCTTTTCCTGTGTTTTGTCTCGGCAGTGCTTGCAGG GCGAGACTTCTATAAGATCTTAGGGGTAAGTAAGTCTGCAACTGTGAAGGACATAAAGAAGGCTTACAGAAAACTGGCGCTTCAGCTTCACCCGGACCGAAATCAGGACGACCCAGAAGCTGCAGATAAGTTCGCAGACCTGGGGGCAGCCTATGAG gtgctttcagatgaagagaagaggaaacagTATGAGAAATATGGAGAGGATGGGCTGAAGGAAGGTCACCAGGGCTCTCACAATGACATCTTCTCCAG TTTCTTTGGCGATTTTGGGTTCATGTTTGGTGGGAACCGGCAACAACAGGACAGAAACATCCCCAGGGGGAATGACATCATCCTCGACCTGGAGGTCACACTTGAAGAGGTGTACTCTGGGAACTTTGTAGAG GTTGTGCGCAACAAGCCCATTGCCAAGGAGGCCCCTGGGAAAAGGAAATGCAACTGCAGACAGGAAATGAGGACCACACAGCTTGGACCTGGCCGTTTCCAGATGACCCAGGAAGTGGTCTGCGATGAGTGCCCTAATATCAA GTTAGTAAACGAAGAGAGGACTCTGGAGGTGGAGATTGAGCAGGGGGTGAGGGATGAGATGGAGTACCCCTTCATTGGAGAAG GTGAACCGCACATTGATGGAGAGCCTGGGGATTTACGGTTCCGCATCAAAGTCATGAA GCACCCAGTGTTTGAGCGTCGAGGAGATGACCTGTACACCAACGTCACTATCTCTCTAGTGGAGGCCCTGGTGGGCTTTGAGATGGTCATCGCACATCTGGACGGACacaag GTGCACATAGTGAGGGATAAGATCACCAAACCTGGCGCCCGGCTGTGGAAGAAGGGAGAGGGCCTCCCCAActttgacaacaacaacatccgTGGCTCCCTCATCGTGTCCTTCGACGTGGACTtcccccagcagcagctggaCGAGCAGCAGAAAGACG GTGTGAGGAGTCTCCTGAAACAGGCGTCTGTGCAGAAGGTGTACAATGGCCTGCAGGGATACTGA
- the tbccd1 gene encoding TBCC domain-containing protein 1 has protein sequence MDCSSDIVSVWPRMEPFLLGTLQAAPPTKLSLHYLRKMASYVRLREGCFPMLGWPMWRHIACGKLQLQEDMAWLYFETFDLLTGHPPEERLEWAESLSQCSSQRDLDRQRSKLCVNTLQFLLFLYIQQLNHVSLRTSLIGEEWPSPRARSPSPSSEREAKTSSQNKNWDDQAHLGFIQNHLCELLELLVEPGQLSGSGQAIRDSKVSLEALPGLSLLLEGTVGSGRGVHPLHRLLSKAPFQAQAGFSKLSRSFPLHQLMSWLRQTLVLNPFGMSACLRSGKKLAWAQQVEGAMKRAKIARNTHMAPPGSRMVLMSQVFRQTLAKDSEKLVGANVKVHRCSEAFIYLLSPLRSVSLDKCRNSTVVLGPVETSVHLQSCDNVRLVCVAGRLAVGASSNCTIHALTPTRPLLLPGNTALTLGPFHTYYPSLEDHMARVGLAVVPNAWDQPLLLGAEGTTLDSACYRLLPPEDFYPLVVPFKMEGDTCEVPGGLPPVYQRALESREQRVQDWQSTLMEANLNKEQRQQFKALVEQKFHEWLLETGHRQELDSLTPFTVSPEDPTGDQSSAQRLLEPKARDTKQKGTNSRQAMGRTPMAC, from the exons ATGGATTGCAGCAGTGacattgtgagtgtgtggccTCGCATGGAGCCCTTCCTGTTGGGAACACTGCAAGCGGCTCCTCCCACCAAGCTCAGCTTGCACTACCTGCGCAAGATGGCGTCCTACGTACGCCTACGAGAGGGCTGCTTCCCCATGCTAGGCTGGCCCATGTGGCGTCACATCGCCTGTGGCAAGCTGCAGCTGCAGGAGGACATGGCCTGGCTCTACTTTGAGACCTTTGACCTCCTGACTGGCCACCCCCCAGAGGAGAGACTGGAGTGGGCGGAGTCTTTATCGCAGTGCTCGTCACAGAGAGATTTGGACCGCCAGAGGAGCAAG TTGTGTGTGAACACGCTGCAGTTCCTTCTTTTCCTCTACATCCAACAGCTGAACCATGTGTCTCTTCGCACCTCTCTCATTGGTGAAGAGTGGCCCAGCCCCCGTGCCCGCtcaccttccccctcctcagaGCGCGAGGCCAAGACCAGCTCCCAAAACAAg AACTGGGATGACCAGGCGCACCTGGGCTTCATCCAGAACCACCTGTGtgagctgctggagctgctggtggAGCCCGGACAGCTCTCTGGCTCTGGGCAGGCCATCAGAGACAGCAAG GTGTCTCTGGAAGCCCTGCCAGGCCTTAGCCTGCTGTTGGAGGGGACTGTGGGCAGTGGGCGGGGGGTCCACCCCCTCCACAGGCTGCTCTCCAAAGCACCCTTCCAGGCCCAGGCAGGCTTCTCCAAACTCAGCCGCTCCTTCCCCCTGCACCAGCTCATGTCCTGGCTGCGACAGACCCTAGTCCTCAACCCCTTTGGCATGTCCGCCTGCCTGCGTTCTGGCAAGAAGCTAGCCTGGGCCCAGCAAG TTGAGGGCGCTATGAAGAGAGCTAAAATTGCCCGGAACACCCACATGGCCCCTCCAGGAAGCCGCATGGTCCTCATGTCCCAGGTGTTTAGGCAGACTCTGGCCAAGGATTCAGAGAAGCTGGTGGGAGCCAATGTCAAGGTGCACCGCTGCAGCGAGGCTTTCATCTACCTGCTATCCCCTCTCAG GTCGGTGAGTCTAGACAAGTGTCGTAACAGCACCGTGGTCTTGGGTCCAGTGGAGACCAGTGTTCACCTCCAGAGCTGTGATAACGTGCGGCTGGTGTGCGTGGCCGGCCGTTTGGCCGTAGGGGCCTCCTCGAACTGCACCATCCACGCCCTGACCCCCACCCGGCCCTTGCTCCTGCCAGGCAACACCGCTCTAACCCTGGGCCCCTTCCACACCTACTACCCTTCCCTGGAGGACCACATGGCCAGGGTGGGGCTGGCAGTGGTGCCCAATGCCTGGGACCAGCCCCTACTGCTGGGAGCAGAGGGCACCACTCTTGACTCGGCTTGCTACCGCCTGCTGCCCCCTGAGGACTTCTACCCCCTGGTGGTGCCTTTCAAGATGGAGGGGGACACATGCGAAGTGCCTGGGGGGTTGCCACCGGTGTACCAGAGGGCCCTGGAGAGTCGTGAGCAGAGAGTGCAAGACTGGCAGAGCACATTAATGGAGGCCAACCTCAACAA aGAACAGCGTCAACAGTTCAAGGCGCTGGTGGAGCAGAAGTTTCACGAGTGGCTGCTGGAGACTGGTCACAGACAGGAGCTGGACAGCCTTACCCCTTTCACCGTCTCCCCTGAGGACCCCACGGGAGACCAGAGCTCAGCTCAAAGACTACTTGAACCCAAGGCAAGGGACACCAAACAAAAAGGCACCAATTCCAGGCAGGCAATGGGACGGACGCCTATGGCTTGCTga